In a single window of the Pyrococcus sp. NA2 genome:
- a CDS encoding winged helix-turn-helix domain-containing protein, with product MVQSIDELVKIGEALGNPVRVKILKMLCEKEWYVYELAKELGISRQLLYLHLKKLEKAGLVESELRLEPGDPRAKKYYKAKKFKIVITNETLKNLKEV from the coding sequence ATGGTGCAGAGCATTGACGAGCTGGTGAAGATAGGTGAAGCCCTTGGGAATCCAGTTAGGGTTAAGATACTTAAGATGCTCTGTGAGAAGGAGTGGTACGTTTATGAACTTGCCAAGGAATTAGGAATCTCGAGGCAACTTCTCTACTTACATCTAAAGAAGCTTGAGAAGGCGGGTTTGGTTGAAAGTGAGCTTCGCCTTGAACCTGGGGATCCAAGGGCTAAGAAGTACTACAAAGCGAAGAAGTTTAAGATAGTCATCACAAATGAAACTCTGAAAAATCTTAAGGAGGTGTAA
- a CDS encoding DUF2202 domain-containing protein, whose protein sequence is MYNVTGLKIFENIARSEQTHMDMVLQLIEKYNLTDPVEGKGIGEFSNPEIQALYNQLVARGEESEIEALKVGALIEEIDIKDLEEWLSKVDNEDIKIVFENLMEGSKNHLRAFTKVLANNYGVKYSPQVLSEEEYQSIVGN, encoded by the coding sequence CTGTACAACGTAACAGGATTAAAGATATTCGAGAACATAGCGAGGAGCGAGCAAACACACATGGACATGGTGCTTCAGCTCATTGAGAAGTACAACCTCACGGATCCGGTAGAAGGTAAGGGTATCGGAGAATTCAGCAATCCTGAGATACAGGCCCTGTACAATCAACTAGTTGCCAGAGGAGAGGAGAGTGAAATTGAAGCCCTAAAAGTCGGCGCGTTGATAGAGGAGATAGACATAAAGGATCTCGAGGAGTGGTTGTCTAAAGTTGACAATGAAGATATAAAGATTGTGTTTGAAAATCTGATGGAGGGCAGTAAAAATCACCTAAGGGCCTTTACTAAGGTTCTGGCCAATAATTATGGAGTCAAGTATTCACCTCAAGTGTTAAGTGAAGAGGAATATCAATCAATAGTTGGAAACTAA
- a CDS encoding translation initiation factor IF-2 N-terminal domain-containing protein, protein MKASALLRGIIDLLLLVVFIVIGITGIGLYLAPSGRIAESIGWTFLGFDKDTLTEVHTYFGFVMIGLVALHLLIGFKSMVTMLRMGLRKSKLKGMAALVIPLLLVVAGYQVFTYYTGEEESESHEVEVGGDATVYITGVMMKYYTVRELAESYNVSVEALIEELAKRGIEASPDEKLAEIEYKYELDREEFKAILEEIITHLRGGER, encoded by the coding sequence ATGAAGGCATCTGCACTGTTAAGGGGAATAATCGATCTGCTCCTCCTGGTGGTCTTCATAGTAATTGGAATTACGGGGATTGGGCTTTACCTCGCACCTAGCGGAAGGATAGCCGAGTCTATAGGTTGGACTTTCCTGGGATTTGACAAGGATACGCTGACCGAAGTTCACACATACTTTGGTTTCGTGATGATAGGCCTCGTTGCACTACATCTCTTAATAGGCTTCAAGAGCATGGTTACAATGCTTAGGATGGGCCTCAGGAAGTCAAAGCTCAAAGGCATGGCCGCGTTAGTTATACCACTCCTCTTGGTCGTTGCTGGGTATCAGGTGTTCACTTATTATACCGGAGAAGAAGAGTCTGAAAGTCATGAGGTTGAGGTCGGGGGCGATGCTACAGTTTACATAACGGGAGTCATGATGAAGTATTACACGGTTAGGGAGCTCGCAGAAAGTTACAACGTTTCAGTTGAGGCCCTAATTGAGGAGCTTGCCAAAAGGGGGATTGAAGCGTCTCCAGATGAAAAGCTCGCTGAGATAGAGTACAAATATGAGCTTGATAGGGAGGAGTTCAAGGCGATACTGGAAGAAATTATAACTCACCTGAGAGGTGGTGAAAGATGA
- a CDS encoding DUF2202 domain-containing protein — translation MRKKLIGFGLLVLGIFSLALQGVVAYRGVPGPSPVAQVSYSAPLSEEEASSLLYMIEEEKLARDVYLKLYNETGLIIFDRIAQSEQRHMDAVLRLIEKYNLTKPDTLNEIGIFENEELQNLYNELVEMGSQSVVDALRVGALIEETDIKDLEEWIAKVDNVDIKQVYENLMAGSENHLRAFVRNLEAQGVTYTAQVLPQEQVDEILSGHNWHMHMKGRGHGHMRGSGWNRGNGWWQMNVGG, via the coding sequence ATGAGGAAAAAATTGATAGGATTTGGGTTGTTGGTGTTAGGAATATTTAGTTTAGCACTCCAAGGAGTTGTAGCGTACAGAGGCGTCCCTGGACCAAGTCCAGTGGCTCAGGTATCTTACTCCGCTCCCCTTAGTGAAGAGGAAGCTAGTAGCTTGCTCTATATGATCGAGGAGGAGAAGCTCGCGAGGGATGTATACCTAAAACTTTACAACGAAACAGGGCTTATCATCTTTGATAGAATAGCACAGAGCGAGCAGAGGCACATGGACGCCGTACTAAGGTTAATCGAGAAATACAACTTGACGAAACCCGATACCTTGAATGAAATTGGCATATTTGAGAACGAGGAACTTCAGAATCTCTACAATGAGCTTGTCGAGATGGGAAGTCAAAGCGTAGTGGACGCGCTCAGGGTTGGGGCTCTCATAGAGGAGACCGACATTAAGGACCTTGAGGAGTGGATTGCAAAGGTAGATAACGTGGACATCAAACAGGTTTACGAGAATCTCATGGCTGGTAGTGAGAATCACTTGAGGGCCTTCGTGAGAAACCTCGAGGCTCAGGGCGTTACTTACACGGCCCAAGTGCTACCCCAGGAGCAGGTCGATGAGATACTTAGTGGCCATAACTGGCACATGCACATGAAAGGAAGGGGCCACGGTCATATGAGAGGCAGTGGTTGGAATAGAGGCAATGGATGGTGGCAGATGAACGTTGGGGGTTGA
- a CDS encoding chloride channel protein, which translates to MKKDVIILPILGVSIGIIVGFYKLLSCTIEELYLIVNKDPILAMLWIVVTILSVLTINFLLKLEPYIARGGIAHIRAILMDKIRYNPVKLVLLKILGGALTFLSGFSLGKAGPSIQIGGSIGMLFSREKEMIWAGAAAGIAAAFEAPLAGVASAIEILGAPMNFRLVLILLFTSLISALVSKLLFPMNLSISYSPLTLSSYQILVTLGIASGFYAVILTEALRFSIIKSRGLRVKLALPLVESWLLLFVMPLALGGGHNLVRRLLSGGLCLEMAFVLLLLKSIHTVLSFSSDAPGGLVLPVLAIGALMGNIIGGDVNFILAGMASFFAGMLRAPLTGSLLLMELSGDPRVFLEVFIPSLISYSVVRLSRIEPIQGTLLKLVSTQQLNY; encoded by the coding sequence GTGAAGAAGGATGTTATAATACTCCCCATCCTTGGCGTTTCAATCGGTATTATTGTTGGATTTTATAAGCTGTTATCTTGTACAATAGAGGAGTTATACTTGATCGTTAACAAGGATCCTATTTTGGCTATGTTGTGGATTGTGGTGACGATATTAAGCGTTCTGACGATTAATTTCCTCCTCAAGCTTGAGCCATACATAGCTAGGGGAGGAATAGCCCATATAAGAGCTATCTTGATGGATAAAATCAGGTATAATCCAGTGAAGCTTGTTCTCCTGAAAATTCTTGGAGGGGCCTTAACATTCTTAAGTGGGTTCTCCTTGGGGAAGGCAGGTCCTTCAATTCAAATTGGTGGTTCAATCGGCATGTTATTCTCCAGAGAAAAAGAGATGATTTGGGCTGGGGCGGCGGCTGGCATAGCAGCTGCCTTTGAAGCTCCACTTGCTGGTGTAGCCTCGGCAATAGAGATTCTCGGAGCTCCAATGAATTTTAGACTTGTATTGATTCTGCTTTTCACTTCGCTTATCTCGGCACTTGTATCTAAGCTTCTCTTTCCCATGAATCTTTCGATATCCTACTCTCCCCTCACACTCTCTTCATACCAAATTCTAGTTACCCTGGGAATCGCTTCTGGATTCTATGCAGTAATTCTCACCGAGGCGTTGAGATTTTCCATAATTAAGTCCAGAGGGTTAAGGGTTAAGCTGGCTCTGCCCCTCGTGGAAAGTTGGCTCTTGCTATTTGTGATGCCCCTGGCCCTTGGCGGTGGGCATAATTTGGTAAGAAGACTTCTAAGTGGTGGGTTGTGTCTCGAGATGGCTTTTGTCCTGTTGTTGCTTAAGTCAATCCATACTGTTCTGTCATTTTCAAGTGACGCTCCGGGAGGTTTGGTACTCCCAGTCTTGGCCATTGGAGCGTTGATGGGGAATATAATTGGAGGTGATGTTAACTTCATTCTGGCTGGGATGGCAAGCTTCTTCGCCGGAATGTTAAGGGCTCCTCTCACAGGATCTCTCCTACTCATGGAGCTTTCGGGAGATCCTAGGGTGTTCCTTGAGGTTTTCATTCCCTCATTGATCTCGTATTCTGTTGTTAGGTTGTCAAGAATTGAACCCATACAAGGAACCCTGCTCAAGTTAGTTTCAACGCAACAATTAAATTACTAA
- a CDS encoding MBL fold metallo-hydrolase translates to MVEEVLPGIYRILDSFVNVYLIDAGDHLILIDTGIESTCEKVEKAVNKIGKPLRTIVITHGHLDHVGSLACLKEKFNPKIAAHRNEFEMIKENTGVEPDMELKDGEEFEGLKIFHKPGHTAGSICILYGKTLFVGDLLMEKDGRLEEIPQQYSQDPKMNRQRIMELLEIDFENLMPAHGEPVIGSGKEKLKELVERLKDSDL, encoded by the coding sequence ATGGTGGAAGAAGTACTTCCAGGGATATATAGGATCCTTGACAGCTTTGTGAACGTCTATCTAATAGATGCAGGAGATCATCTAATTTTAATTGACACAGGAATAGAATCCACATGCGAAAAAGTTGAGAAGGCCGTTAATAAGATAGGAAAACCACTTAGGACAATTGTAATAACTCATGGCCATTTAGACCATGTAGGTTCCCTAGCATGCCTCAAGGAGAAATTCAACCCAAAAATCGCAGCTCATAGAAATGAATTTGAGATGATAAAGGAGAATACCGGAGTCGAACCGGACATGGAGCTCAAGGACGGAGAGGAATTCGAAGGTCTGAAGATATTCCACAAGCCAGGGCATACAGCTGGTAGCATATGCATCCTCTATGGAAAGACCCTCTTTGTTGGAGACTTGCTCATGGAGAAAGATGGTAGATTGGAAGAGATACCTCAGCAATATTCTCAGGATCCAAAGATGAACAGGCAGAGAATAATGGAATTGCTTGAGATAGACTTCGAGAACTTAATGCCAGCCCATGGAGAACCTGTGATAGGGAGTGGAAAGGAGAAACTAAAGGAACTCGTTGAAAGATTGAAAGACTCCGATCTCTAA
- a CDS encoding 2,3-bisphosphoglycerate-independent phosphoglycerate mutase, whose protein sequence is MVVKRKGILIILDGLGDRPIKEFNGLTPLEYANTPNMDELAKIGILGQQDPIKPGQPAGSDTAHLSIFGYDPYKTYRGRGFFEALGVGLDLSEDDLAFRVNFATLEDGIIKDRRAGRISTEEAHELAKAIQEEVDVGVDFIFQGATGHRAVLVLKGMAKGYKVGENDPHEAGKPPHRFTWEDEESKKVAEILEEFVKKAHEVLDRHPINEKRRKEGKPVANYLLIRGAGTYPNIPMKFTEQWRVKAAGVVAVALVKGVARAVGFDVYTPKGATGEYNTDEMAKARKVVELLKDYDFVFLHFKPTDAAGHDNNPKLKAELIERADRMVGYIVDHVSLDEVVIAITGDHSTPCEVMNHSGDPVPLLIAGGGVRTDHTEKFGEREAMKGGLGRIRGHDIVPIMMDLMNRSEKFGA, encoded by the coding sequence ATGGTTGTTAAAAGAAAAGGAATTCTAATAATCTTGGATGGACTTGGGGATAGGCCTATAAAGGAATTCAACGGATTAACGCCATTGGAATATGCAAATACGCCAAATATGGATGAATTAGCAAAGATTGGAATCCTCGGTCAGCAAGATCCAATAAAACCTGGTCAACCAGCAGGTAGCGATACTGCCCACCTTAGCATCTTCGGTTATGATCCATATAAAACGTACAGAGGGAGGGGCTTCTTTGAAGCCCTTGGAGTTGGCTTGGATTTAAGTGAGGATGATCTGGCGTTTAGGGTAAACTTTGCGACGCTTGAAGATGGAATAATAAAGGACAGAAGAGCCGGAAGGATAAGCACAGAGGAAGCTCATGAGTTAGCAAAGGCAATACAGGAGGAAGTTGATGTAGGAGTTGATTTCATATTCCAGGGGGCTACTGGTCATAGGGCGGTTCTCGTTCTCAAGGGAATGGCAAAAGGATACAAGGTTGGAGAGAACGATCCTCATGAGGCTGGAAAGCCTCCTCACAGGTTCACATGGGAAGATGAGGAGAGTAAGAAGGTTGCGGAAATCCTTGAGGAGTTCGTTAAGAAAGCTCATGAAGTTCTCGATAGACATCCAATAAATGAAAAGAGGAGAAAAGAGGGTAAGCCTGTAGCCAACTACCTGTTAATAAGAGGAGCTGGAACCTATCCGAACATACCGATGAAGTTTACGGAACAGTGGAGAGTCAAAGCTGCAGGAGTTGTGGCTGTGGCTCTAGTGAAAGGAGTTGCCAGGGCCGTTGGATTTGACGTTTACACTCCAAAGGGTGCAACGGGCGAATATAACACGGATGAGATGGCAAAGGCAAGGAAAGTAGTTGAGTTACTGAAGGATTACGACTTCGTGTTCCTCCACTTTAAGCCTACGGACGCGGCTGGTCACGACAACAATCCAAAGCTGAAGGCCGAGCTAATAGAGAGAGCTGATAGGATGGTTGGATACATAGTTGATCACGTGAGCTTGGATGAGGTTGTCATAGCAATAACGGGAGATCACTCAACTCCTTGCGAAGTCATGAACCATAGTGGAGACCCAGTTCCACTGTTGATAGCTGGAGGAGGAGTTAGGACTGACCATACAGAAAAATTCGGAGAGAGGGAAGCGATGAAAGGAGGTCTTGGAAGGATAAGGGGACACGACATAGTTCCCATAATGATGGATCTGATGAACAGGAGCGAGAAATTTGGGGCTTAA
- a CDS encoding DNA cytosine methyltransferase, whose product MGEGNKELRPSVIDLFAGAGGFSLGFKLAGFKIISAIENFKPKAKTYSQNFPEVNVIVSDIKLVNPLDVADKVDVIIGGPPCEPFTAINPRRMEDPRDRLYKDPIGRLVLEFVRFVRELKPKFFVMENVPQILEVEKYIRREFERAGYDVYFNVLNSLDYGVPQIRRRVFISNIELKPRKVRGPNRVWDVLKDVPPDAPNNELWNPPSKIARKIPYLRWGQAAQKFGRFQNWIRLHPYKPAPTVRGNSRFVHPFEDRPLTVREQARLMGFPDYFVFLGGRNVQFDSVGEAVPPPLAKAIAEFLKRKLIDE is encoded by the coding sequence TTGGGAGAAGGCAATAAAGAGCTGAGACCTTCCGTTATAGATCTTTTTGCTGGAGCGGGAGGCTTCTCTTTAGGATTTAAACTTGCCGGATTCAAAATAATCTCTGCAATTGAGAATTTTAAGCCAAAGGCAAAGACATACTCTCAAAACTTCCCAGAGGTTAACGTGATTGTGAGCGACATAAAACTCGTTAATCCTTTGGATGTTGCAGATAAGGTTGATGTGATAATTGGCGGGCCTCCTTGCGAACCATTTACCGCAATAAATCCGAGAAGGATGGAAGATCCCAGGGATAGACTATACAAAGATCCAATAGGGAGATTAGTCCTTGAGTTCGTGAGGTTTGTTAGAGAACTCAAGCCAAAGTTCTTCGTTATGGAGAATGTGCCTCAAATATTGGAAGTCGAAAAGTACATAAGGAGAGAATTTGAGAGAGCAGGATACGATGTTTATTTTAATGTCCTAAATTCACTTGATTATGGAGTTCCACAAATCAGGAGGAGAGTTTTCATATCAAACATTGAACTTAAGCCTAGAAAGGTTAGGGGGCCTAACAGGGTTTGGGATGTTCTTAAAGACGTTCCTCCTGATGCTCCTAATAATGAGCTTTGGAATCCACCATCTAAGATAGCTCGCAAGATACCCTACTTAAGATGGGGACAGGCAGCTCAGAAATTTGGGAGGTTTCAGAACTGGATAAGACTTCATCCATATAAGCCAGCTCCAACTGTCAGGGGGAACAGCAGGTTTGTTCATCCCTTCGAAGATCGGCCTTTAACCGTTAGGGAGCAGGCCAGATTAATGGGTTTTCCCGATTATTTTGTTTTCTTGGGAGGGAGAAACGTCCAGTTTGACAGCGTTGGTGAAGCTGTTCCTCCTCCATTGGCGAAGGCAATAGCAGAGTTCCTTAAACGGAAGTTAATTGATGAATGA
- a CDS encoding DNA-directed RNA polymerase subunit L, with protein sequence MKIEVIKKEQDLLEFYLEGEDHTFANLLTETLRENPHVKFAAYTIEHPITMARKPRFRVVTDGKITPEKALEDAARKIFERAKEVLDAWEKAIKS encoded by the coding sequence ATGAAGATAGAAGTGATTAAAAAGGAGCAGGATTTACTTGAGTTCTACCTTGAGGGCGAGGATCACACTTTCGCTAATTTACTAACGGAGACTCTGAGGGAGAATCCACACGTAAAGTTTGCGGCCTATACAATAGAGCACCCGATAACGATGGCAAGAAAACCAAGATTTAGGGTCGTCACTGATGGTAAGATAACTCCAGAGAAGGCTCTAGAAGACGCAGCGAGGAAGATCTTTGAAAGGGCTAAGGAGGTTTTGGATGCTTGGGAGAAGGCAATAAAGAGCTGA
- a CDS encoding DUF2067 family protein, translated as MKAKKVIVLHVRDDIEKEEFMKEVQRMNLSAFVYIHGRLNSLKVNVQGTKDEIREAIRAIREAHKRVRGRLYPDRKGLYTYYPEDIFREANANVSIQILLKTLELLGEKVEVKDEYIKTSMPWREIVDLVRKLSDVVADIALQTTRQIREVVAPVSVVYNMDPEEVLDLLVELGVAEYKEDKFKYELIKNKEQALEIVLNHLKGEGDEDRSD; from the coding sequence ATGAAGGCGAAGAAAGTTATAGTTCTACACGTTAGGGACGATATTGAGAAGGAGGAGTTCATGAAAGAGGTTCAAAGGATGAATTTATCGGCATTTGTCTACATCCATGGGAGGCTAAATTCCCTGAAAGTTAACGTTCAGGGGACGAAAGATGAGATAAGGGAGGCAATAAGGGCAATAAGGGAGGCTCACAAGAGGGTTAGGGGCAGGCTCTACCCTGACAGGAAGGGGCTGTACACCTACTACCCTGAAGACATATTCAGGGAGGCCAATGCTAACGTCTCAATCCAAATTCTACTTAAAACGCTTGAACTGCTTGGAGAGAAGGTTGAAGTGAAGGATGAGTACATAAAAACTTCAATGCCTTGGAGAGAGATCGTGGATCTCGTTAGGAAGCTGAGTGACGTTGTTGCCGATATAGCACTTCAAACAACGAGACAGATTAGGGAGGTGGTTGCTCCAGTTTCAGTTGTCTACAATATGGACCCTGAAGAGGTTTTGGATCTCCTAGTTGAGTTGGGTGTGGCCGAGTATAAGGAAGATAAGTTTAAATATGAACTCATAAAGAACAAGGAGCAGGCTCTTGAAATAGTGCTCAACCATTTGAAGGGTGAGGGAGATGAAGATAGAAGTGATTAA
- a CDS encoding exosome complex RNA-binding protein Csl4, translated as MEEGNWKKRTVKNGDFVLPGEYLGVMEEYLPGDGVIVEDGNLYSTRAGWVRIDKDKIEISLEPASKVPPIPKKGDIVYARVLDVKQQAVLLKLIKIEGQSRGVATSTLAGIHISQVKDGFVEDLRNEFKIGDIVRARVIADEKSPIQLTTKDPDLGVVYALCSKCRTPLVRKGNQLVCPKCGNIETRKLSTLYRKVNI; from the coding sequence TTGGAGGAGGGAAATTGGAAAAAGAGAACAGTAAAAAATGGAGATTTTGTACTTCCTGGAGAGTATCTGGGCGTGATGGAGGAATATCTTCCTGGAGATGGTGTTATAGTTGAAGATGGAAATTTATACTCAACGAGGGCTGGATGGGTTAGGATAGACAAGGATAAGATTGAGATAAGTTTGGAACCAGCCTCAAAAGTTCCTCCCATTCCAAAGAAGGGAGATATAGTTTACGCTAGGGTTTTAGATGTGAAGCAACAGGCCGTTCTGCTCAAGCTGATAAAGATAGAGGGACAAAGCAGAGGGGTAGCTACATCGACCTTAGCGGGGATTCACATATCCCAGGTAAAGGATGGCTTCGTCGAAGATTTAAGGAACGAATTTAAGATCGGGGACATAGTTAGGGCTAGGGTCATAGCAGATGAGAAAAGTCCAATCCAGTTAACGACTAAGGATCCTGATCTTGGCGTCGTTTATGCCCTCTGTTCAAAGTGTAGAACACCTCTAGTTAGAAAAGGGAACCAACTGGTCTGTCCAAAATGCGGAAACATTGAGACTAGAAAGTTATCAACACTGTACAGGAAGGTGAACATATGA
- a CDS encoding DEAD/DEAH box helicase — translation MLFVIREGKKKGELEAFIIENPPEKLSQIRNVKADRILRLIMRDGRLFKALEGSQYRNPKEIEKLLRSSRIVLVNNAYEWEDYFKRRLMNKNIEKAELCRFCLLEGRITVLTEGNRIKYRGEYICERCAEEELKNELRMRFNSLGMFEQAKRLLEKFRDLDKVLYAFDPRFDPTEHPEITKWDELKAKHVKVEKISIDDLDIPDALKNVLKLEGITELLPVQALAVKNGLLEGENLLVVSATASGKTLIGELAGIPKALQGKKMLFLVPLVALANQKYEDFRRKYSKLGLKVAIRVGMSRIKTREEPVIVDTGIDADIIVGTYEGIDYLLRAGKKIGNVGTVIIDEIHMIDDEERGPRLDGLIARLRKLYPKAQFIGLSATVGNPEELARSLGMKLVMYDERPVDLERHLVIARNEREKWRFIAKLCKAEVARVSSKGFKGQTIVFTYSRKRCHELASFLTSKGLRAKPYHSGLPYKQRKITEMEFQAQMIDVVVTTAALGAGVDFPASQVIFESLAMGNKWLTVREFHQMLGRAGRPLYHEKGKVYLIVEPGKKYSAQMEGTEDEIALKLLTSPIEPVIVEWSDEIEEDNVLAHACVFNRLDVIEEVNSLTLGANRSAEKVLERLEELGMVKIRGNQVNVTPYGRAVSMSFLLPNEAEFVRKNLETLDPLTISIHLLPFENAYLPGFLQREIESAVRGRISSNIFSSSFASILDELDKIIPELSPSAADRLFLIYQDFFNCGEADCTEYAMEMVGKKIVELRREGNEPSKISEYFRKVYGLIIYPGDIFTWLDGIVRKLEAVQRIASVFKKREVEETALVIKREIEEGRIFKHNDDNSKRRGESWRREIGKREQ, via the coding sequence ATGCTGTTCGTAATAAGAGAGGGTAAAAAGAAAGGTGAGCTTGAGGCCTTTATCATCGAAAATCCTCCTGAAAAACTTTCGCAAATTAGAAATGTGAAAGCTGATAGGATCTTAAGGTTAATAATGCGAGATGGCAGGTTATTTAAAGCCCTTGAGGGGAGCCAATATAGAAATCCAAAAGAAATTGAGAAGTTACTTCGAAGTTCTAGAATAGTTCTTGTTAACAACGCCTATGAGTGGGAGGATTATTTCAAGAGGAGACTCATGAATAAGAACATTGAAAAGGCTGAGTTATGCAGATTCTGTCTCCTGGAAGGGAGAATTACCGTTCTGACTGAGGGAAACAGGATAAAGTATAGGGGGGAATATATCTGCGAGAGGTGCGCGGAGGAGGAGTTAAAGAACGAACTTAGGATGAGATTTAATTCCCTCGGAATGTTTGAACAAGCTAAAAGGCTTTTAGAGAAATTTAGAGACCTTGATAAAGTTCTATATGCCTTTGACCCAAGGTTTGACCCGACGGAACATCCTGAGATAACCAAGTGGGACGAACTAAAAGCAAAGCATGTGAAGGTTGAGAAAATAAGCATTGACGATTTAGATATTCCAGATGCTTTAAAGAACGTTCTGAAGCTTGAAGGAATAACGGAACTACTTCCAGTTCAGGCTTTAGCCGTGAAGAATGGACTTTTAGAGGGAGAAAATCTTCTCGTTGTTTCGGCAACGGCCAGCGGTAAAACCCTCATAGGTGAATTAGCTGGGATTCCAAAGGCTTTACAGGGAAAGAAAATGCTGTTTCTGGTTCCTCTGGTAGCTCTAGCTAATCAAAAATACGAGGATTTTAGGAGGAAGTACTCAAAACTTGGCCTGAAGGTTGCAATAAGGGTTGGGATGAGTAGAATAAAGACGAGAGAAGAACCAGTTATAGTTGATACTGGGATAGATGCCGACATAATAGTTGGAACTTACGAGGGTATAGACTATCTGCTGAGGGCCGGGAAGAAGATAGGGAACGTTGGAACTGTAATCATAGATGAGATCCACATGATCGACGATGAGGAGAGAGGGCCAAGGCTCGATGGATTAATAGCTAGGCTGAGAAAGCTTTATCCTAAGGCCCAATTCATAGGACTCTCTGCAACCGTTGGTAATCCGGAGGAGTTAGCTAGGTCGCTTGGAATGAAGCTCGTAATGTACGATGAGAGACCCGTGGATTTGGAGAGACATCTAGTAATAGCAAGGAACGAGAGGGAGAAATGGAGGTTCATAGCAAAATTGTGTAAGGCTGAAGTTGCAAGAGTTAGTTCAAAAGGGTTCAAGGGACAGACGATAGTCTTCACTTATTCCAGGAAGAGATGCCACGAGTTAGCATCCTTCTTAACGAGCAAAGGATTAAGGGCTAAGCCCTACCACTCTGGATTGCCTTATAAGCAGAGGAAGATAACTGAAATGGAGTTCCAGGCCCAAATGATAGATGTTGTTGTTACGACGGCTGCCTTAGGTGCAGGCGTTGACTTTCCGGCCTCTCAGGTTATCTTCGAGAGTCTTGCAATGGGAAACAAGTGGCTCACGGTTAGGGAGTTCCACCAGATGCTCGGAAGGGCTGGAAGACCTCTGTATCATGAGAAGGGTAAGGTATACTTAATCGTCGAGCCAGGGAAGAAATATTCAGCCCAAATGGAAGGAACAGAGGATGAAATTGCTCTAAAATTGCTTACATCTCCAATAGAACCCGTTATAGTGGAATGGAGTGATGAAATAGAGGAGGACAATGTTCTTGCACATGCCTGCGTCTTCAACAGGCTTGATGTGATAGAGGAGGTAAATTCCCTCACTCTAGGTGCGAACAGGAGTGCCGAGAAAGTTCTCGAGAGACTTGAAGAATTAGGTATGGTCAAGATTAGAGGGAATCAAGTAAATGTAACTCCATATGGAAGGGCTGTAAGCATGAGCTTTCTACTTCCGAATGAAGCAGAGTTTGTAAGGAAAAATTTGGAGACCCTAGATCCGTTGACGATATCAATCCATCTCCTCCCATTTGAGAATGCCTACCTTCCGGGCTTTCTGCAGAGGGAGATTGAATCGGCCGTTAGGGGAAGAATAAGTTCGAATATCTTTTCAAGCTCATTTGCATCCATACTAGATGAGCTGGACAAGATAATTCCGGAGTTAAGTCCAAGTGCAGCAGATAGGCTGTTCTTAATATACCAAGATTTCTTCAACTGCGGTGAAGCGGATTGCACTGAATATGCAATGGAAATGGTTGGGAAGAAGATAGTCGAGCTGAGAAGGGAAGGCAATGAGCCATCCAAAATCTCTGAATATTTCAGAAAAGTTTATGGCCTGATTATATACCCTGGGGATATATTCACATGGTTAGATGGAATTGTTAGAAAGCTTGAAGCCGTTCAGAGGATAGCGAGCGTCTTTAAGAAGAGAGAGGTCGAAGAAACGGCCCTTGTTATTAAGAGAGAAATAGAGGAAGGCAGAATATTTAAACACAATGATGATAACTCCAAGAGGAGGGGAGAGAGTTGGAGGAGGGAAATTGGAAAAAGAGAACAGTAA